Proteins co-encoded in one Granulicella cerasi genomic window:
- a CDS encoding phospholipase D-like domain-containing protein, with protein sequence MKRWSLHVLLSSVVAMFFSALSAQSQTVYTFPDDGFTPVYTFINSATKTLDMTMYELVDTTAQNDLIALAQKGVVVRVILDQNLEKTKNTPAYNALTAAGISVHWANTTYHATHQKTITVDKTTSMILSANLTSQYYSDTRDFAVVTTNSSNVSAIEATFNKDFTDTAWTPSKAYSLIWSPTDSDADLLAIINSASYTLTVETEEISASDIVTALENAAKRGVVVKLIMTNDDNQYASEFNALTAAGVSVHTFKDSTSVLYIHAKVTIADAGYSGAQNVFCGSENYSTASLKENRELGIVMATSALVTKFNNVLLTDYANSTVWVPTS encoded by the coding sequence GTGAAACGCTGGTCCCTGCATGTCCTGTTGTCTTCTGTCGTGGCGATGTTCTTCTCTGCGCTCTCCGCGCAGAGCCAAACCGTTTACACCTTCCCCGATGACGGCTTCACGCCCGTCTACACCTTCATCAACTCAGCCACCAAAACGCTCGACATGACCATGTATGAGCTCGTCGATACCACCGCGCAGAATGATCTGATTGCGCTCGCACAAAAGGGCGTCGTCGTTCGCGTCATCCTCGACCAGAACCTCGAGAAGACCAAGAACACGCCCGCCTACAACGCGCTTACTGCCGCAGGCATTAGCGTTCACTGGGCCAACACCACCTATCACGCGACGCACCAGAAGACCATCACCGTCGACAAGACCACGTCGATGATCCTCAGCGCCAACCTCACAAGTCAGTACTACTCCGACACGCGAGACTTTGCCGTCGTCACGACAAACTCCTCGAACGTCTCGGCGATCGAAGCCACCTTCAACAAGGACTTCACCGACACCGCCTGGACACCCAGCAAGGCGTACTCGCTCATCTGGTCGCCGACCGACTCCGACGCCGATCTGCTTGCGATCATCAACAGCGCCAGCTACACGCTGACCGTGGAGACCGAAGAGATCAGCGCATCGGACATCGTCACGGCGCTCGAGAATGCAGCCAAGCGCGGCGTCGTCGTGAAGCTCATCATGACCAACGATGACAACCAGTACGCCTCGGAGTTCAACGCACTCACCGCCGCAGGCGTCAGCGTGCACACCTTCAAGGACAGCACCTCAGTTCTTTACATCCACGCCAAGGTGACCATCGCCGACGCTGGCTATAGCGGTGCACAGAACGTTTTCTGCGGATCGGAAAACTACTCCACGGCATCGCTCAAGGAGAACCGCGAACTCGGCATCGTGATGGCGACCAGCGCGCTCGTGACGAAGTTCAACAACGTGCTGCTGACTGATTACGCGAACTCGACAGTGTGGGTGCCGACAAGCTAG
- a CDS encoding superinfection immunity protein, whose translation MHVLFAIFLLPFGAIHFLPTIIALLRDSQHKFAIFLINLFFGWTVIGWIFALVWALRSTPRYVYVPVPQGYRRY comes from the coding sequence ATGCACGTTCTGTTTGCAATCTTTCTTCTGCCGTTTGGAGCGATCCACTTTCTGCCGACCATCATCGCGTTGCTGCGTGACTCGCAGCATAAGTTCGCGATCTTTCTCATCAACCTGTTTTTTGGCTGGACGGTGATCGGCTGGATCTTTGCGCTGGTATGGGCTTTGCGTTCGACGCCCCGCTACGTATACGTGCCGGTGCCGCAGGGCTATCGTCGCTACTAG